A segment of the Candidatus Gastranaerophilales bacterium genome:
TAGGTCCGATTCCCCGTTTGGTAGTGCCGATTTTATTTTTGCCGAGTTTGGCTTCATCCGCACCGTCTAAATCTATATGATAAGGCATTGTTAAATGTGCAAGATGACTGATTTTAAGGGCTTGAGTGTCAATACCTTTTGCTATCAGGTCGTTGATTTCATCCATTAAAACAGCAGGATGTATAACGGTTCCCGCCCCTATCACGCACATTTTATCGTCGTATAAAATTCCTGAAGGGATAAGGTGGAATTTGTATGTTTTGCCGTTTGCAACAACAGTATGACCTGCGTTACATCCGCCTTGATACCTTATAATAACATCGGCTTGTTTTGCCAGCAAGTCTGTTATTTTTGCTTTTCCTTCATCTCCCCACTGGGCACCTACTACAACGGTATTTTTCATAGCGAGCTCCTTTTGCCTCTTCTCATCTTTATAGAATAGCAAAAATATCGGTTAAGGTGTGTAAATTATTTTTTATTTTATTGAAAAAACTACATTTGCAACAGCTGTAATCTTTTTATCTATTGAGCTTGTATCGCTTATGCCAAGGTCGCTTACCATAGTAGAATCAACGGGAGTTACCTGAAAGACGCCCATTTTTACCGATTGTATTTTACCCACCTTGTTGTTAGTGGCGGATAGCATGCCTGCCGCTCTTTGTTTTGCATCAATAGTTGCTTCTTTTAAAAGTTGAACTTTGATGTCGTTCAATTCGGAGCAGTAGTACTCGGGAGGATTGACAGTCAAATCAATTCCTTTGTCCAACAAAGATTGGGCTGCCGTTGATAATATTTTAACTGTTTCTACATTGTTAGTCTTAATCTGTATAGTCTGATTGAAGTTGTAAAATTCAACTATATTGGTAGTGTAGCCGTTTTGAGGGTTTATTTTGTAATTGGGATAGCTGTCTGCGGGCATGATTGTTA
Coding sequences within it:
- a CDS encoding SIMPL domain-containing protein (The SIMPL domain is named for its presence in mouse protein SIMPL (signalling molecule that associates with mouse pelle-like kinase). Bacterial member BP26, from Brucella, was shown to assemble into a channel-like structure, while YggE from E. coli has been associated with resistance to oxidative stress.), giving the protein MYEKLKDFQLTIVAIIIGIALIICSNYAADAIKREGVGVTGSAFKVVKSDVAILNLDIKAQNISKAAAYNKIRSQLPELKDYLISQGIKENEITIMPADSYPNYKINPQNGYTTNIVEFYNFNQTIQIKTNNVETVKILSTAAQSLLDKGIDLTVNPPEYYCSELNDIKVQLLKEATIDAKQRAAGMLSATNNKVGKIQSVKMGVFQVTPVDSTMVSDLGISDTSSIDKKITAVANVVFSIK